TTTATTCCTCCAGGTTCAGCAGAGTGATCACGATACCGTCAGCCGGGACTTCGGTCTTGCGCTTTACGATATCCTCGATCTGGGCGCGCTGCTGGTCCGTAATGGTGGCAGCGTTGATCACCACATCCACCTTCCCGTCGGTCAAACTGACCACCGGATCAGCAAAGCCTTTGGCCTGCAGAAGAGTCTCTGCGGCATTCTCTTTTTCCGCAATGGCAGTCATGGCGATCATATTCTGGATGGCTTCCTGCTTGGCAGCCTCCTCGATCGCTGTGTTGTTGATGATACTGTTTAAGGTCTCCTTATTCTTGGCACGGATCTGCTCGCGGTTGAGCTGCACGTTTGCTATGTAGTCAGATACCGTAAGCCCGCTGGTAAGGACCGCTTCACCCGGATTATCCATTCCGGCCTCCTCACCCTCATCCCAGCTCTCAATCTCCGCCAGCTGGGTGCCCTGGCCCGCTCCCGCATCGGCTGCGCCGGCGGCTTCTGCCTGCGGATTGCCCACAGCCTCTGCCTGAAGATTCTCCCCGGTTGCCTGGGGCTGGGCTTCTTCAATCTCACCCATAACATCATAGCTGGCCGCCTGGTTTTCCGCTAAAAGGTCTTCATCTGAAATCTCCATGGAGCCTGCCTGATACACCGTGTTGTCCGCACTTGCCTCCAGCTCCTTCTTGCCTGCATAGTTCAGATATCCCGCCGCCGCGATCATGATCGCAAGGGTCGTAATGATGATCTGATTCCTCCTGAACAGTTTTTTCATATTCACATCTTTCAGATGCTTTCCCGGTTTCCTTTCCTTCATACCTGACACTCCTTTATTCCACCCGCTTTAGTACTTTTATCTTATGACGATATCCTGGTTTTATGCCTGTCCCGGCCTATTTTACTTATCAAAAATCTATGATCCGCCTTGTCAAGCCCCCTAGTATACCAATTTTTCTAAAAAAGCAGCCAATTTTTCCAGGAAAGGGCTGTCAAGTCCTGTTTTCGCCAAAATCAGCCTGTTTTCGCCAATCAGTGTTTCTTGACGCCTTATATATCTGGATCAGCCCGCAATTTTCTACTGCATATACCTTCTCCCCCAATTGCACAACTCAGTCAATGCAGGCTCCAAAGTCTCTCCTAATTCTGTGACAGTATATTCGACCTTTGGCGGCACGGTCGCAAATGCTGTCCGTTTGATCAGTCCATCTTCCTCCAGCTGTCTCAGCTCCTCCGTAAAGACCTTATGGCTGATTCCTTTGATCCGGGATTTCAGCTCTCCATAACGGATCGGTGAAGCTTTCATTATATGCCACAGGATAACCGCCCTCCATTTGCTTCCGATCACTGCCATGGCAAAGCCGAGAGAACAATCAAATTCTTTTTTATAAGCTTCTCTGTTCTGAAAATAAATATCCCCCATCTACATCCTCCCTTACGTTTTGGTAAGCAACTCACCAAAAAGTGCATTCTTGCGCCACAGACTTTTTCATTTATAATAGCATTAAGACTATGATCACACAAGGAGATCCCCGCCATGGGCAAAATTTATCACCTGTATCAAACAGACGCGTTTACAAAAAAATGCTTTACCGGAAACCCTGCAGGAGTCATAACCAACGCAGACGGTCTGTCTGATCTGCAAATGCAGCAGATCGCCAGAGAATTGAACAATTCAGAAACAGCTTTTATATTTAGAAAGTCCGGAGGAGACTCCGATATCCAGGTGCGCTTTTTTACACCTGTCCGCGAAGTGCCCATCTGCGGACATGCCACCATAGCAGCGCACTATACCTATGCTATGGAAAATCATCTGCCTGCTGACTGCCGGATTTTGCAGAAAACGAAAGCGGGAATCCTTCCCGTTGATATTTGCCGAAAAGGCAACGATTATCTGATCACTATGACGCAGGGGGATGTGCAGATCGGTTCACCGCTTTCCCCGGAATATCAGAGTATGATCGTCCATGCACTGGGTTTAAAAAAAGAAGATCTCCGCACAGATTGCCCGATGGTGATCGCTTCAACCGGTCATTCAAAAGTAATGGTTGGCATAAAAAATCTGAAACAGCTCCACAGCTTACAGCCCGACTTTGCCGGACTGTCCCGTATCAGTGAAATCATTGGATGCAATGGTTATTACGTCTTCATCCTGGATGAGGGAAATACCCCTCTCGTCCACGGCCGTATGTTTGCTCCCGTCATCGGGATTGCAGAAGATCCCGTAACCGGCAATGCCAACGGTCCGTTGGGCGCGTATCTTGTTCATTTCGGCATAGCGGACGTTCATCACGGACAATTCTCTTTTGAAGCGGTCCAGGGGGAAGCCATCGGCCGGACCGGGACTATGACAGTCCATGTGTCCGTCGTTGATAAAAAACCTGTCAGCGTTCAAATATCCGGAAATGCCGTTATTGTTTTTTCGGCGGATTTGGAACTTTCATAATTTACAGACAGCATGATTAGCACAACGTCAAAGCGGGTGGTCTTTATTCCACCCGCTTCAGCACCTTTATCTTATGAGCCGGCAGTCCGAACAGCGCCTGCATGGCAGAAGAAATTTCCTCCTGCACTCTTGGGCTTCCTCCTCCGGACGCGCTGATCACGATTCCTGATATCTCAGGGTACAGCTCCTTCTCTACGATCGGGCCGTTGTTGCCGCCCACCGTAGTCAGCACGGTGCTCGTCTCCTGCTCCTCACTCTCAATCTTGCGCGCGCCCCCGCTGCTGTCCGTCTCATCTGTGATGGACCGGCTGCTGCTGCCGTCCACATGGATCACTTTTTCCGCGGAGGATCTTAAGACGATCATCACCTCCACCTCTCCCACGCCATCCACATTTTTCAGGATATCCTTTACCCGCTGCTCCAGCTGCTGCTCATAGTCGGAGGCCGGTTTTGCAGCGGAAGGGATGGCCTTATCCGTGACCTTTGCTTCCGCTCCCACATCTGCATCCGAACCGGCTCCGTCTGCCTCCGTTTCCGCTCCGGTCTTTTTTGCGCTTCCAGGGCTATCCCCGCCGCCGAAGATGCCGCTCCCGCTGCCTGTAGGGATCGCCAGAATGCATAAAATAACTCCGATGGTCAGCAGAAACAGCCATTTATCCTTACCCTTCCACGATTTGAATTTCCACATATACTTCCTCCAGACTATAATAAGATGCTATCTTCCGCCTGAGCTTACCTACCTCAAT
This portion of the Clostridium sp. AN503 genome encodes:
- a CDS encoding SpoIIIAH-like family protein, with product MKERKPGKHLKDVNMKKLFRRNQIIITTLAIMIAAAGYLNYAGKKELEASADNTVYQAGSMEISDEDLLAENQAASYDVMGEIEEAQPQATGENLQAEAVGNPQAEAAGAADAGAGQGTQLAEIESWDEGEEAGMDNPGEAVLTSGLTVSDYIANVQLNREQIRAKNKETLNSIINNTAIEEAAKQEAIQNMIAMTAIAEKENAAETLLQAKGFADPVVSLTDGKVDVVINAATITDQQRAQIEDIVKRKTEVPADGIVITLLNLEE
- a CDS encoding helix-turn-helix domain-containing protein, whose amino-acid sequence is MGDIYFQNREAYKKEFDCSLGFAMAVIGSKWRAVILWHIMKASPIRYGELKSRIKGISHKVFTEELRQLEEDGLIKRTAFATVPPKVEYTVTELGETLEPALTELCNWGRRYMQ
- a CDS encoding PhzF family isomerase produces the protein MGKIYHLYQTDAFTKKCFTGNPAGVITNADGLSDLQMQQIARELNNSETAFIFRKSGGDSDIQVRFFTPVREVPICGHATIAAHYTYAMENHLPADCRILQKTKAGILPVDICRKGNDYLITMTQGDVQIGSPLSPEYQSMIVHALGLKKEDLRTDCPMVIASTGHSKVMVGIKNLKQLHSLQPDFAGLSRISEIIGCNGYYVFILDEGNTPLVHGRMFAPVIGIAEDPVTGNANGPLGAYLVHFGIADVHHGQFSFEAVQGEAIGRTGTMTVHVSVVDKKPVSVQISGNAVIVFSADLELS
- a CDS encoding stage III sporulation protein AG, producing the protein MWKFKSWKGKDKWLFLLTIGVILCILAIPTGSGSGIFGGGDSPGSAKKTGAETEADGAGSDADVGAEAKVTDKAIPSAAKPASDYEQQLEQRVKDILKNVDGVGEVEVMIVLRSSAEKVIHVDGSSSRSITDETDSSGGARKIESEEQETSTVLTTVGGNNGPIVEKELYPEISGIVISASGGGSPRVQEEISSAMQALFGLPAHKIKVLKRVE